A segment of the Desulfofundulus kuznetsovii DSM 6115 genome:
AGTAGTTGTAGATAAAGATGTAGATATTTTTAACTCCGAAGATGTGGAGTGGGCCATTGCTACCCGCTGCCAGGCCGGTAGAGATGTGATCATAATTTCCGGAGCACATGGAAACAAACTCGACCCTTCCAGCGATGACGGTATAAGTGATAAAATGGGCATTGATGCAACTGTGCCGCTTGGTGCCCCGGCGGAACGTTTCGAAAAAATTAAAATCCCGGATTTTGAAAAGATCAGGCTTGAGGATTACCTTGAGGACCATGAACAAAAAACGGTGTTATAATGTTTTATAACGTGTGACCTGGACTTCACTTGATTAACAGGCAAATTTAGGAGGGTAAAGGTTTTACTGGAGTAACAAAAATGATTAGTTTATTGATAGGATTAGCAGCTGGTTTCTTTGGGGGACTTGTGGGTCTTGGCGGCGGGGTGATCATGATCCCCCTTATGGTGGGCATCCTGAAGATGGGGCAGCATAAGGCCCACGGTACGAGCCTTGTAGCACTCGTTTTCACCGGAATTTCGGGAGCTGTCACCTATGCCTTAAATGGTTCGGTGGATATATTTGCCTCCAGCCTTTTGGCTTCCACGGCCATATTTACCGCCAGGGCAGGAGCGCGCTATGCCAATGCCCTTCCCGAATGGAAGCTCAAAAGGTCCTTTGGCGGGTTTTTAATCCTGGTCTCCCTGCTCTTGCTTTTAAAACCTTACCTGCCCCACGTATCCCGGCATATCACAGGTTGGTTAGAAATTCTTATCCTCTTATTAACAGGTATTTTTACCGGCTTCCTCTCCGGGATGATGGGGGTCGGCGGGGGTACGATAATGGTGCCTTCCATGGTGCTGCTTACCGGCTTCACCCAGTATACCGCGCAGGGCTGTTCCCTCCTCGCCATGGTTCCCGTGGGAATAGCCGGCGCTTATACCCACTGGCGTTTGGGGAATGTCAGCGCAAGCATCCTGCCGGGATTGGTACCGGGTATCCTGATAGGCACATATCTGGGTGGTTCCCTTGCCCATGTCCTGTCCGAAGGAGCTTTGCGTATCATATTCTCCGCCGTTTTGATCTGGACTGGTGTTAGATATTTGAGAACACCGAAGCCGCAGGCTGAAGAGAGGTTTAATTACAGCTGAACAGGGGGAAGGAGCGGGCAACCTCTCCTTCCCATTCATTTCAGCAATTCTGATATCGTTTAGTAGTCTAAGTTTTAACTTAGAGGCTTTTTTAAGACCTGGCTATTTTAGTTTTAACCACTCCGTAAAGTTGATTCATAGGGGAAAGGAGCTGCGAAGGTGAAAATACTTTACCTGGACTGTTTCAGCGGGATCAGCGGCGACATGATGCTGGGTGCGTTAATAGACGCCGGCGTTCCCCTGGCGGCTGTACAAAGCCAGCTGGATCTTTTAGGCCTGGAAGGCTATTCCCTGAAAATTTATCAAGATAAAACCCATGGTTTTCAGGGCACCAGGTTCCTGGTGGAAATGGAACAATATCACCACTCTCACCGGAGCTGGGAAGATATCAGGCGCATCATTGAGGGTAGCGGACTGCACCCGCAAGTCAAACGTTGTGCCCTGGACATTTTTGAGAAGTTGGCCCGGGCGGAAGGCAAGGTTCACGGGGTTGAGCCCCGCCATGTTCATTTTCACGAGGTCGGGGCAGTCGACTCAATAGTGGACATCGTGGGGACGTCAATCGCTTTACGAGAAGCGGGCGTGGAAAAAGTTTATTGTTCTCCTCTACCCACCGGATACGGAACTGTCCAAACTCACCACGGCATGCTTCCCGTTCCGGCACCGGCCACCGCCGAACTTCTCAAGGGTTTCCCCATTCGCCCCGTGGAGGTGGAAGGGGAACTGGTCACCCCTACGGGGGCGGCCATTGTTGCTGCCCTGGCCGGGGGTTTTGGGCCCCTGCCGGCAATGAAAATTGCCCAAATAGGATACGGGCTGGGAGCTAACGATTATGGGATTCCCAATTTTTTGCGGGTTTTTATCGGCGAGGAAATTGAACGGCAGCCAGCATCGGAACAGGAGATCTCCATCCTGCAAACCAACATTGACGACTTAAATCCGGAAATACTGGCTTATGTAACGGAAAAGCTGCTGGCATCAGGGGCCCTGGATGTCTGGCTGACCCCTGTCATTATGAAAAAGGGCCGCCCGGGTAATTTATTGACTGCACTTTGCCTGCCGGAGAAAGAAGAGGAATTGATGCAACTTATCTTTGCTGAAACCAGCACCCTGGGCGTACGGAGGCGCCGGGAAAAACGTTTTTGTTTGCCCCGGAAACATATTAGTGTAGAAACGGAATTTGGGACGGTGCGCGTGAAAGTTGCCACCTGCCGCGATGATTCGGGCTGGCAAATGAGCCCGGAATACGAGGATTGCCGCCGCCTCGCCCTGGAAAAGAATGTCCCTTTAAAAAATGTATATATGTGTGCCATTGAGGCAGCCCGGGAGGCTTTGTGTAGATTTGGGGAGTGATTGCAATGTACAATGATTTAACTTGGAAGAATCAACGAAAGTTCCTTGGCGGCGGTTACCCCCAGTTTTTATATTACCGGAATGCTTCGGAACCATTTGACAGGTCAATCACTAACTTGATTTCGACAATTTTTTGTGATAACGTAAATATGGTAACTAATTGGCACAAGCTTCCTATCTTAGCTTGCACAGAGCCATAGAACGGGGGTTTATCAGGCTGTACAACCTCATTGCCACCATATCGGAAAACACCAGGAGCTTCGCGGCCCTGATAAACAGCGACAACGGGGTGAGCCATATGAACCGTACGGTTGCCGGCCTGTTCTTCGGTTTGGACAGCTCCGGCGCGGACTACCATCAGAGGAAATAGAGAAGTCCCTTTCGCAATCCCGATTAAAGGCAAAGCCATTGAAAAATGGCGGCGCAAAGCTATAGGGGCTAAGGCGAACAACGCTATGCCAGCCAGCTGCCGGGTTAAGGTGCAAATGTGTGTATTCTGAGCAGGACCCGCCCTAACCGGCTGGGTCCTTAATTATTATGCTGGAGAAATTGTTATTCACCTCTCCATATTAGTTTACTTCAGAAGGAAAGAGAAAGTATGAACGACCACAAAATTAACTGGAAAGAAAACATCGGTGTCTTCGCACATTTAAGTAACCGTAATTGCCGCAGAGCGGCAGAACAAATGTGCGGGGGGGGGGGGGGGTATTATCTTCTAGTGATGGCAACATAATCCACCCGCATAAAATAAACTTCTTTCCTCCCTCCCCTGATTGTCCACAAAACAAGGGACCTCCTGCCTCTTTTACTTCCGCCTGGAAATTCCCAATTCATTCAAAGCAGGTTAGCCTAAAACACCAAAGTTCTTCGCAGCTTTAAGGAAGGTGAACAGGAGGTCCCATGTTATCTCCCGCCATACAGCCCATTCTTACTATAGCCCGCCCGTTTTTCCCCGACAGTGCCCTGGAGGAACTCCTCCGAACCATCCCGGAATGCACGGACGAATACCAGCCCCCGGACGTTTCCAAAGATCAGCATACGCGGATCATCCTGGTTAAAGTTCTGGACAGGCTTTTCGGCCTATTAGTAGATCGCGTGTTAGAAGTAAACACGTACCGTGAAAACGAACTGGAGACGCCCGAGGTGGTGGGCGTTAATGGTGACATTCTGCGGGGCATCGTCAAGAGGCCGGGCACGGCTTATCATCAATCTGAGTTTCATTGCTTGAACTTAATACGAGGGGGATCTTGAAATGAGAATGTCCATTGGGATGAAAATCGGCGGCGGTTTCGTATTGCTGCTTCTTTTCATGGCTGCCGTGGCAATCCAATCGTCGCTCATAATGGGGAATATGATCTCGGATGCCGCCAATGTCGATCAGCGGGTGGTACGCCTCAGTCTTGACTATCAGATTGTCGACGCCTACAAGGAAGCATCAAGAGACCTGCGGGCCTACCTCCTCTATGGTGACGAGAAATACTTAAACGAATACAAAAAGGATATCGAGAACACGCAGACCCTGCTGGAGAAACGACTCAACAACTGTTCTGCCCAGGCCCGGCCCAAACTGGAGGAAGTGCTCGCCAAGGTCACTGAATACGACCGTCAGCTTACCAGCAATGCAATTCCTCTGGCCAAGGAAGGCAAGTTCCAGGAAGCAGTTGCCGCAACACAAAGCTTCGCTTCGTATGCCGACGACGCTGAAAAGATTCTGGTCGAACTGATTATGGAAAATGAGCAAAAGACCGGGGACGTCGTGGATAACATGCAGGCCAATGCCGCCCGCGGCCGCTCTCTGGTCATCCTTGTGGGCGTTTTTGCTCTGGTCGTCGGGCTCCTCATAGCAGTGTTTATAACTCGCATGATCACCCGTCCGATCCTGGCCACTGTTCGCGAAGCGGGCCGTATCGCTGAAGGCGACCTCACGGGCGAGGAACTGGTGGTGCGCACCCGGGACGAGGTTGCTCGTTTAGCCGGGGCTTTCAACCGCATGCGCACAAACTTGCGCGAGATCATCGGCCAGGTAGTTCAAACGTCCAAGCAGGTGGCCGACTCGGCCTCCCAGCTTGCCACCCAGGCCGAGCAGACCGCCGCCGGGGCGAACGAAACGGCCGCCACCATGAGCGAAATGGCCTCGACCGTCGAACAGGTAACCGAAAATGTGCAGAAGGTTTCAGCGGCGGCCGAACAGGCTGCGGCCCGGGCCGCCGAAGGTGCCAGGGGTGTCGAGCGGGTTATCGGGCAGATGAAAGCCATTGAGCAGGCAAGCGCCAACGTTTCTTCCGCCATTAATGCTCTCA
Coding sequences within it:
- the larC gene encoding nickel pincer cofactor biosynthesis protein LarC yields the protein MKILYLDCFSGISGDMMLGALIDAGVPLAAVQSQLDLLGLEGYSLKIYQDKTHGFQGTRFLVEMEQYHHSHRSWEDIRRIIEGSGLHPQVKRCALDIFEKLARAEGKVHGVEPRHVHFHEVGAVDSIVDIVGTSIALREAGVEKVYCSPLPTGYGTVQTHHGMLPVPAPATAELLKGFPIRPVEVEGELVTPTGAAIVAALAGGFGPLPAMKIAQIGYGLGANDYGIPNFLRVFIGEEIERQPASEQEISILQTNIDDLNPEILAYVTEKLLASGALDVWLTPVIMKKGRPGNLLTALCLPEKEEELMQLIFAETSTLGVRRRREKRFCLPRKHISVETEFGTVRVKVATCRDDSGWQMSPEYEDCRRLALEKNVPLKNVYMCAIEAAREALCRFGE
- a CDS encoding methyl-accepting chemotaxis protein, which translates into the protein MRMSIGMKIGGGFVLLLLFMAAVAIQSSLIMGNMISDAANVDQRVVRLSLDYQIVDAYKEASRDLRAYLLYGDEKYLNEYKKDIENTQTLLEKRLNNCSAQARPKLEEVLAKVTEYDRQLTSNAIPLAKEGKFQEAVAATQSFASYADDAEKILVELIMENEQKTGDVVDNMQANAARGRSLVILVGVFALVVGLLIAVFITRMITRPILATVREAGRIAEGDLTGEELVVRTRDEVARLAGAFNRMRTNLREIIGQVVQTSKQVADSASQLATQAEQTAAGANETAATMSEMASTVEQVTENVQKVSAAAEQAAARAAEGARGVERVIGQMKAIEQASANVSSAINALNQTAGQITQIVDLITQIADQTNLLALNAAIEAARAGEQGRGFAVVAEEVRKLAEQSANAAKEIYELISTVQDESRKAVEVMAAGAAEVTEGSKVINEVGANIKAINLAIEDVARQVQEVAAAAEEMSAGVQNVAGTTEEQTSAMEEVSASTEELTALAGELDRLAARFRV
- a CDS encoding sulfite exporter TauE/SafE family protein, producing the protein MISLLIGLAAGFFGGLVGLGGGVIMIPLMVGILKMGQHKAHGTSLVALVFTGISGAVTYALNGSVDIFASSLLASTAIFTARAGARYANALPEWKLKRSFGGFLILVSLLLLLKPYLPHVSRHITGWLEILILLLTGIFTGFLSGMMGVGGGTIMVPSMVLLTGFTQYTAQGCSLLAMVPVGIAGAYTHWRLGNVSASILPGLVPGILIGTYLGGSLAHVLSEGALRIIFSAVLIWTGVRYLRTPKPQAEERFNYS
- a CDS encoding chemotaxis protein CheW produces the protein MLSPAIQPILTIARPFFPDSALEELLRTIPECTDEYQPPDVSKDQHTRIILVKVLDRLFGLLVDRVLEVNTYRENELETPEVVGVNGDILRGIVKRPGTAYHQSEFHCLNLIRGGS